The DNA sequence CCTATGCGAAGGCGCAATCTGCTACACGGGCGATATGCTCGATCCGAAAAAGCACGCGAAATACAACCTGCAATATTACCTCGATCTGGCCCGCCAGCTCGAAGACGAGGGCGCTCACCTGCTGGCCATTAAAGATATGGCTGGCCTGCTGAAGCCACTGGCGGCCGAGGTGCTGGTGGCCGAACTGAAAAAAGCCGTCAGCATCCCCGTACACCTGCATACCCACGATACTCCCGGCATCCAGGCTGCTACGTATATGAAAGCCATCGACGCCGGTGTCGATATCATCGACTGTGCCCTGGGCGCACTTTCGGGCCTGACCTCGCAGCCGAACTTCAACTCAGTGGTGGCTATGATGCAGGGGCACGAGCGCGAATGTCCCATCGATCTGCCTTCGCTCAATGCCTATTCCAACTACTGGGAAGACGTTCGGGAATACTACTACCCGTTTGAGTCGGGCATGAAAGCGGGCAGCGCGGAAGTTTACGAAAACGAGATTCCCGGCGGTCAGTATTCCAACCTGAAACCGCAGGCCATTGCAACGGGTCTGGGCGACAAGTTCGAGACGCTCAAGAAAAACTACGTCATTGCCAACCAGCTATTTGGTGATATTGTGAAGGTAACGCCGTCGTCGAAAGTCGTAGGCGATATGGCCATTTTCATGACCGCCAATAACCTCACCGCGGACGATATCATGGCACGGGGTGAGTCGCTGTCGTTCCCGGAATCGGTGAAAGGCTTCTTCAAAGGGGAGCTGGGTCAGCCCGTTGGCGGCTTCCCCGAACAAATGCAGCAGACGGTGCTGAAGGGTGAACAGCCCATCACGGGCCGCCCGAATGAGCATCTGGAACCCATCGACTTCGACGCGGATTTCGATGCGTTCAAAGCGAAATACCCGAACAATGACGGGTTCGTGGATTACCTGTCCTACCAGATGTACCCGAAGGTATACGACGAGTATTACAAAGCCAATGAGCAGTACGGCGATGTGAGCATGATCCCGACACCGGCGTTCTTCTACGGTCTGAAAGAGAACGAAGAAATTCTGATCAACATCGAGGAGGGCAAGAACATCCTCGTGCGGCTGTTGTTCAAGTCAGAACCGGACGAGTTCGGGATGCGGACCATTACGTTCGAGCTGAACGGGCAGAGCCGGCAGGTACAGGTGCGCGACCGGTCGTCGAAAGTCGAGAAGCAGATGAACGCCAAAGCCAGCAAAAGTGGCGATGTAGGCGCTCCGTTGCAGGGCCGTTTGACGCGTATTCTGGTGAAGGAAGGCGACGTAGTGAAGAAGAACCAGCCGCTGTTCGTGATCGAAGCCATGAAGATGGAAAGTATCGTAGCCGCGCCCAAAGAAGGTACCGTATCGAAGGTGGTATTGAAAGAAAGCACCACCGTAGAACAGGATGACTGCGTGCTGGAATTAGCGTAATACCGGACAGGGGTATACTATAGTTTTTCAATAAGGTCATCGTATACTATACGGTGACCTTCTCTTTTTTTTGCGCGCTATGGGAAAAGGATAGGCCTGTCTTCTCGTAGCAGAGCGAGTTTGCTGATGGGGATAGGTGGATTTGATTAGTAGTGTCGTTTTTGGGCATAACGTTGTGACCGACAAATTTTTATGCTAATTTTTCTGCCGTTCGCAACCTCTTTTTAGCATGGAAAACCAACCGCCCCCTTCACCTTATCCCGGAAGCCCCGCTCCACTAAGCCCGGCCGACGAACGGATGTGGGCCATGATCACCCACCTCAGCGCGTTGCCCGGTTCGCTCGTGTTGATTGGGTCGGTGCTGGCTCCTCTCATTATCTGGCAGATTCAGAAAGATCGGTCGGCATTTGTTGACTTTCACGGCAAAGAAGCGGTCAACTTTCAGATTACCATGACCATTGCGGCAACCATCTGTTTTCTGCTGATTTTTCTGCTGATCGGTATTGCGCTGATCTAGCTCGTGGGGGCCGCCTGGCTCGCGTTGACGATCATAGCGGCTATCAAAGCTTACAATGGAGCGTATTACCGATATCCCTTCACGTTCCGATTTATCAAATAGCTGTTCTACAAAACGGGTATGTGTTCCTGCCGACGGGTATGACTTTTTTAGATTCGATCGTAACAGTCTACTTTTGTCATTATGTTACTGCGACCCCCGTACGTCCTCCTGATCTTCTGTTTACTGCTAACGACACGCCTGTCAGCCCAGACCGCTTCCCAGCCCACCACAACCTGGGGAACCTGGCATATTGCTACCCTGCTGCTGCCCGGTAGCGAAACGAGCCGGTTCGGTGGGTTCGCCGAAGTACAGGCCCGCGCCAACGGCGTATTCAGACAGTATTTTTACAATGAGCTGAAGGGGGGCGTTAGCTATGACATCGATAAAAACGTAACCGCCATGCTGGCCGGCGGACGCTATTCAACGGCCGACTACCGGGAGCTGTCGGCGGGGCCGTTGAACATCGAAAAGCGCCTGTGGGAGCAACTTCTGTTCAATCAGTACCTCGACCGGATCAAGTTTGAACATCGCTACCGGATCGAGCAGCGCTGGTTCACCTTCCGGAACGGACAGGAAGAGTTTCGCAGCCGGATACGTTACCGGCTCAACGTATTCGTGCCGCTCAACGCCCGTAAAATTGGTCCTAACACGACCTTCCTGTCGGTCTACGACGAAGTATTCCTGAACCCACGCGGTCCCGCTTTCGAGCGAAACCGGTTGTATGCCGGGCTGGGCTACCAACTCGATGCACACTGGGTCTGGCAGGCTGGCTGGGTTAACCAGACGAACTACAACCCGGCCTCGTTTGCGCAGGGGCAGTTTACGCCCATTGCCTCTACCGGCAAGAACAACCTCGTTCTGTCGGTCATTTACCGGCTCAACCAGCACAAAGGCTCGCCGGCCGAGAAGCTGCCTTCGCAACCGGACTAACCCAGGACTACGTATCAGAGCTCGGTGCCTTCCTCGATGGGTTCCGGTACCGGTTTGCCGTCTGCATTTAATGTCGGGCGGGGACGCCGGCGATTGACCAGGTAGAACAGCGGAGGGATAATGATTGGGGTGAACAGCAGCGTCGTGGTCAGCCCCCCAATAATTACCGTGGCCAGAGGACGCTGCACGTCGGAGCCGATGCCACTCGAAATAGCGGCCGGTACCAGCCCGATGATCGCCACGACCATGATGGCCATGATGGCCATAAATTGCTCCTGCGCGGTTTCCATGGTAATCTCCTGCAACGGCCGTTCACTTTTGGCGAGATTCCGGTTGAGGGCAGAAACAAGTAATACACCCGCCATCACCGAGATGCCGAAGATCGACACGAAGCCTACGCCGGCCGATACGTTAAAGTTGTAGCCCCGTAGCAGCAGCGCGCCAATACCGCCCGCCAGTGCAAACAGCAGGCAGGCCAGCGTAACCAGGGTGTCGCGCACGTTGCCGTAGAGCATGAACAAAAACAGGAACACGACCACAATGGTCAGCGGAATGGATAGTGCCAGCTGACCGCCCGCCCGTTCCAGGTTTTCGTACTGACCGCCGTAAATGATGCTGTAGCCCTCGGGAATTTTGACGTGCTGCCGTACTTTCTGGCTGATTTCCCGGACAAATCCGCC is a window from the Spirosoma rigui genome containing:
- a CDS encoding DUF2490 domain-containing protein, whose protein sequence is MLLRPPYVLLIFCLLLTTRLSAQTASQPTTTWGTWHIATLLLPGSETSRFGGFAEVQARANGVFRQYFYNELKGGVSYDIDKNVTAMLAGGRYSTADYRELSAGPLNIEKRLWEQLLFNQYLDRIKFEHRYRIEQRWFTFRNGQEEFRSRIRYRLNVFVPLNARKIGPNTTFLSVYDEVFLNPRGPAFERNRLYAGLGYQLDAHWVWQAGWVNQTNYNPASFAQGQFTPIASTGKNNLVLSVIYRLNQHKGSPAEKLPSQPD